A genome region from Ralstonia solanacearum K60 includes the following:
- a CDS encoding RNA polymerase sigma factor codes for MGRFPAPRRQPVSCNPTTLPLLAALVRHYDELVDLLRRRFGTDRSAAHDVVHDVCVSLLAEPPRQTVAAPAAYVRRATLNLAIDRHRTESTRGTWVESTADLPEHADETPGHDRHIDAGRELDRLSADIAQLPPRCREVFVLHKIHDMPQAEVAVRLGISRKAVEKHIRRGMSACRVALDRPGPR; via the coding sequence ATGGGGCGCTTTCCTGCTCCGCGCCGCCAACCGGTGTCTTGCAATCCGACCACCCTGCCCCTGCTCGCCGCGCTGGTTCGTCACTACGACGAACTGGTCGACCTGCTGCGCCGCCGCTTCGGCACCGACCGCAGCGCGGCACACGATGTAGTGCACGACGTTTGCGTGAGCCTGCTGGCCGAACCGCCGCGCCAGACGGTCGCCGCGCCAGCGGCGTATGTGCGCCGCGCGACGCTCAACCTGGCGATCGACCGGCACCGGACGGAATCCACGCGCGGCACCTGGGTGGAAAGCACAGCCGACCTGCCTGAACATGCCGATGAGACACCCGGCCACGATCGCCATATCGATGCCGGCCGCGAACTCGACCGGCTGTCGGCGGACATTGCACAACTGCCGCCGCGCTGCCGGGAAGTTTTTGTGCTGCACAAGATTCATGACATGCCGCAGGCCGAGGTGGCGGTAAGATTGGGGATTTCGCGCAAGGCGGTGGAGAAGCACATCCGGCGGGGCATGTCAGCCTGCCGTGTCGCGCTGGACCGCCCCGGACCGCGTTGA
- the cyoA gene encoding ubiquinol oxidase subunit II — protein sequence MKNQSFPRLKRLLAASIPLLLSGCNLTVLDPKGMIGAEEKTLIIVATALMLLVVIPVIVLTLVFAWKYRASNTKARYEPDWAHSNAIEVVVWLIPCLIIIALGVITYRSTHALDPYKPIESDVKPITVEAVSLDWKWLFIYPELKIATVNQIAFPANTPVNFKITSDSVMNAFFIPQLGSQVYAMAGMQTKLHLIANETGTFDGMSSNYSGAGFTGMKFKATAMTNEEFDAWVKQVRASSQNLTKEGYAELAKPSEKVPPAMYATVDPTLYHSILHKYMGDSDKVLTLDEALEGATCNTATADAATRPLPVQSALPASAAARTNS from the coding sequence ATGAAGAACCAATCCTTTCCACGTTTGAAGCGGCTCCTGGCCGCAAGCATTCCCCTGCTGCTGTCAGGATGCAACCTGACGGTCCTGGACCCGAAGGGGATGATCGGCGCCGAGGAAAAGACGCTGATTATTGTGGCGACCGCCCTGATGCTGCTGGTGGTCATCCCCGTGATCGTGCTGACGCTGGTGTTCGCGTGGAAGTACCGCGCGTCCAACACCAAGGCTCGCTATGAGCCGGACTGGGCCCACTCGAACGCCATCGAGGTGGTGGTGTGGCTGATCCCGTGCCTGATCATCATCGCGCTGGGCGTGATCACCTACCGTTCGACGCACGCGCTCGATCCATACAAGCCGATCGAGTCCGACGTGAAGCCGATCACCGTCGAGGCCGTGTCGCTCGACTGGAAGTGGCTGTTCATCTACCCGGAACTGAAGATCGCCACTGTTAACCAGATCGCGTTCCCGGCCAACACGCCGGTGAACTTCAAGATCACGTCCGACTCGGTGATGAACGCATTCTTCATCCCGCAACTGGGCAGCCAGGTGTACGCCATGGCCGGCATGCAGACCAAGCTGCACCTGATCGCCAACGAGACCGGTACGTTTGACGGCATGTCGTCGAACTACAGCGGCGCGGGCTTCACGGGCATGAAGTTCAAGGCCACGGCCATGACGAACGAAGAGTTCGACGCCTGGGTCAAGCAAGTCCGCGCCTCGTCGCAGAACCTGACCAAGGAAGGCTACGCCGAACTGGCCAAGCCGAGCGAGAAGGTGCCGCCGGCGATGTACGCCACCGTGGACCCCACGCTGTATCACAGCATCCTGCACAAATACATGGGCGACTCGGACAAGGTCCTGACGCTCGACGAGGCGCTGGAAGGCGCCACCTGCAATACCGCGACGGCCGACGCTGCAACGCGTCCGCTGCCGGTGCAGTCCGCCCTGCCGGCGTCCGCAGCCGCGCGCACGAATTCCTAG